In Dasypus novemcinctus isolate mDasNov1 chromosome 23, mDasNov1.1.hap2, whole genome shotgun sequence, the following proteins share a genomic window:
- the NMRAL1 gene encoding nmrA-like family domain-containing protein 1 isoform X1 — MGVAARAAPRTRARGPRASLGGPLGVFPARSGSEGLAGGGWSRGCGPAPGAGLYPPPATVDSAAGSGSRGPCGVSRLRRHEETSRDRVPPARALMADKKLVVVFGATGAQGGSVARTLLESGAFRVRAVTRSPRQRAARELRLQGADVVQGDQDDEASMERALAGAYAAFIVTNYWEHLSQEQEVKQGKLLADLAKRLGLRHVVYSGLENIKKLTGGKLAAGHFDGKGEVEEYFRDIGVPMTSVRLPCYFENLFSYFLPQKAPDGKSYLLSLPMGDIPMDGMAVADLGPVVLSLLQTPGEYVGRNIGLSTCRHTAAEYAALLSKHTGKAVHDAKTTPEEYEKLGFPGAQDLANMFRFYAMKPERNIELTLRLNPKARTLDQWLEQHRGDFAGL, encoded by the exons ATGGGGGTGGCGGCCAGGGCTGCTCCGCGCACGCGGGCTCGGGGTCCACGGGCGTCCCTGGGGGGGCCGCTGGGGGTCTTCCCTGCGCGTAGCGGGAGCGAGGGCTTGGCCGGCGGGGGCTGGAGCCGCGGGTGCGGGCCGGCCCCTGGCGCGGGACTCTACCCTCCCCCCGCCACAGTGGATTCTGCTGCAGGATCGGGGTCGCGCGGCCCCTGCGGCGTTTCCCGCCTGCGTCGCCACGAGGAG ACCTCCCGGGACCGCGTCCCGCCTGCTCGCGCTCTCATGGCGGACAAGAAATTGGTGGTGGTTTTTGGGGCCACAG GTGCTCAGGGGGGCTCGGTGGCCAGGACGCTCCTGGAAAGTGGAGCGTTCAGGGTCCGGGCGGTGACGCGGAGCCCCAGGCAGCGCGCGGCCCGGGAGCTGAGGCTGCAAGGCGCCGACGTGGTGCAGGGGGACCAGGACGACGAGGCCAGCATGGAGCGGGCCCTGGCCGGGGCTTACGCGGCCTTCATCGTCACCAACTACTGGGAGCACCTCAGCCAGGAGCAGGAGGTCAAGCAG GGAAAGCTGCTGGCTGATCTGGCCAAACGCCTGGGCCTCCGCCATGTGGTCTACAGTGGCCTGGAGAACATCAAGAAGCTGACGGGTGGGAAACTGGCGGCGGGCCACTTTGATGGCAAAGGGGAGGTGGAGGAGTATTTCCGGGACATTGGCGTGCCCATGACCAGCGTGCGGCTGCCCTGCTATTTCGAGAACCTCTTCTCTTACTTCCTGCCCCAAAAAGCCCCAGATGGAAAGAGCTACTTGCTGA GCTTGCCCATGGGTGACATCCCCATGGACGGGATGGCCGTGGCAGACCTGGGCCCGGTGGTGCTCAGCCTGCTGCAGACGCCGGGAGAATATGTCGGACGAAATATTGGGCTCAGCACCTGCAGGCACACGGCGGCAGAGTATGCGGCCCTTCTCTCCAAGCACACGGGCAAGGCCGTGCATGACGCCAAG ACAACTCCAGAGGAGTATGAGAAGCTGGGCTTCCCCGGGGCGCAGGACCTGGCCAACATGTTCCGTTTCTACGCCATGAAGCCCGAGCGCAACATCGAGTTGACCCTGAGACTCAACCCCAAGGCCAGGACCCTGGACCAGTGGCTGGAGCAGCACAGAGGGGACTTTGCCGGGCTGTGA
- the NMRAL1 gene encoding nmrA-like family domain-containing protein 1 isoform X3, which produces MPFLQPGWHSPNPAESGLRQDEPPGTAWGWRPGLLRARGLGVHGRPWGGRWGSSLRVAGARAWPAGAGAAGAGRPLARDSTLPPPQWILLQDRGRAAPAAFPACVATRRPPGTASRLLALSWRTRNWWWFLGPQGKLLADLAKRLGLRHVVYSGLENIKKLTGGKLAAGHFDGKGEVEEYFRDIGVPMTSVRLPCYFENLFSYFLPQKAPDGKSYLLSLPMGDIPMDGMAVADLGPVVLSLLQTPGEYVGRNIGLSTCRHTAAEYAALLSKHTGKAVHDAKTTPEEYEKLGFPGAQDLANMFRFYAMKPERNIELTLRLNPKARTLDQWLEQHRGDFAGL; this is translated from the exons caaCCGGGCTGGCACTCCCCGAACCCCGCAGAGTCCGGCCTGCGCCAGGACGAACCACCCGGGACCGCATGGGGGTGGCGGCCAGGGCTGCTCCGCGCACGCGGGCTCGGGGTCCACGGGCGTCCCTGGGGGGGCCGCTGGGGGTCTTCCCTGCGCGTAGCGGGAGCGAGGGCTTGGCCGGCGGGGGCTGGAGCCGCGGGTGCGGGCCGGCCCCTGGCGCGGGACTCTACCCTCCCCCCGCCACAGTGGATTCTGCTGCAGGATCGGGGTCGCGCGGCCCCTGCGGCGTTTCCCGCCTGCGTCGCCACGAGGAG ACCTCCCGGGACCGCGTCCCGCCTGCTCGCGCTCTCATGGCGGACAAGAAATTGGTGGTGGTTTTTGGGGCCACAG GGAAAGCTGCTGGCTGATCTGGCCAAACGCCTGGGCCTCCGCCATGTGGTCTACAGTGGCCTGGAGAACATCAAGAAGCTGACGGGTGGGAAACTGGCGGCGGGCCACTTTGATGGCAAAGGGGAGGTGGAGGAGTATTTCCGGGACATTGGCGTGCCCATGACCAGCGTGCGGCTGCCCTGCTATTTCGAGAACCTCTTCTCTTACTTCCTGCCCCAAAAAGCCCCAGATGGAAAGAGCTACTTGCTGA GCTTGCCCATGGGTGACATCCCCATGGACGGGATGGCCGTGGCAGACCTGGGCCCGGTGGTGCTCAGCCTGCTGCAGACGCCGGGAGAATATGTCGGACGAAATATTGGGCTCAGCACCTGCAGGCACACGGCGGCAGAGTATGCGGCCCTTCTCTCCAAGCACACGGGCAAGGCCGTGCATGACGCCAAG ACAACTCCAGAGGAGTATGAGAAGCTGGGCTTCCCCGGGGCGCAGGACCTGGCCAACATGTTCCGTTTCTACGCCATGAAGCCCGAGCGCAACATCGAGTTGACCCTGAGACTCAACCCCAAGGCCAGGACCCTGGACCAGTGGCTGGAGCAGCACAGAGGGGACTTTGCCGGGCTGTGA
- the NMRAL1 gene encoding nmrA-like family domain-containing protein 1 isoform X2 — MGVAARAAPRTRARGPRASLGGPLGVFPARSGSEGLAGGGWSRGCGPAPGAGLYPPPATVDSAAGSGSRGPCGVSRLRRHEETSRDRVPPARALMADKKLVVVFGATGAQGGSVARTLLESGAFRVRAVTRSPRQRAARELRLQGADVVQGDQDDEASMERALAGAYAAFIVTNYWEHLSQEQEVKQGKLLADLAKRLGLRHVVYSGLENIKKLTGGKLAAGHFDGKGEVEEYFRDIGVPMTSVRLPCYFENLFSYFLPQKAPDGKSYLLSLPMGDIPMDGMAVADLGPVVLSLLQTPGEYVGRNIGLSTCRHTAAEYAALLSKHTGKAVHDAKFPRMSAS; from the exons ATGGGGGTGGCGGCCAGGGCTGCTCCGCGCACGCGGGCTCGGGGTCCACGGGCGTCCCTGGGGGGGCCGCTGGGGGTCTTCCCTGCGCGTAGCGGGAGCGAGGGCTTGGCCGGCGGGGGCTGGAGCCGCGGGTGCGGGCCGGCCCCTGGCGCGGGACTCTACCCTCCCCCCGCCACAGTGGATTCTGCTGCAGGATCGGGGTCGCGCGGCCCCTGCGGCGTTTCCCGCCTGCGTCGCCACGAGGAG ACCTCCCGGGACCGCGTCCCGCCTGCTCGCGCTCTCATGGCGGACAAGAAATTGGTGGTGGTTTTTGGGGCCACAG GTGCTCAGGGGGGCTCGGTGGCCAGGACGCTCCTGGAAAGTGGAGCGTTCAGGGTCCGGGCGGTGACGCGGAGCCCCAGGCAGCGCGCGGCCCGGGAGCTGAGGCTGCAAGGCGCCGACGTGGTGCAGGGGGACCAGGACGACGAGGCCAGCATGGAGCGGGCCCTGGCCGGGGCTTACGCGGCCTTCATCGTCACCAACTACTGGGAGCACCTCAGCCAGGAGCAGGAGGTCAAGCAG GGAAAGCTGCTGGCTGATCTGGCCAAACGCCTGGGCCTCCGCCATGTGGTCTACAGTGGCCTGGAGAACATCAAGAAGCTGACGGGTGGGAAACTGGCGGCGGGCCACTTTGATGGCAAAGGGGAGGTGGAGGAGTATTTCCGGGACATTGGCGTGCCCATGACCAGCGTGCGGCTGCCCTGCTATTTCGAGAACCTCTTCTCTTACTTCCTGCCCCAAAAAGCCCCAGATGGAAAGAGCTACTTGCTGA GCTTGCCCATGGGTGACATCCCCATGGACGGGATGGCCGTGGCAGACCTGGGCCCGGTGGTGCTCAGCCTGCTGCAGACGCCGGGAGAATATGTCGGACGAAATATTGGGCTCAGCACCTGCAGGCACACGGCGGCAGAGTATGCGGCCCTTCTCTCCAAGCACACGGGCAAGGCCGTGCATGACGCCAAG tttccgaGGATGTCAGCATCCTAG